In the Hylaeus volcanicus isolate JK05 chromosome 1, UHH_iyHylVolc1.0_haploid, whole genome shotgun sequence genome, one interval contains:
- the LOC128882351 gene encoding WD repeat-containing protein 7 isoform X8, translating into MTAGTSLVVPIVLWGRIAPTHCISCIYLSRDQKTLVTGCYDGQICLWQMDPETLNMTPRCLLVGHTAPILCLSRASAIMEQNYIVSSSESGEMCTWDLVDGKCREAVKLSSVHTQMLPYVSAGGEDVRLFCSGYYPEVLVMDPFSLEVLFTLSSRVNPDWISALHVLRPAKRKGRFYVHTNDVVLALTTTGTVKVWTLLGHENRNSEPLYEHESKQIRCLNALAMTCCPYNQRTVLIVCSKDWQIYDAGDFSVLCSISAPRGERWMAGDFLAADRVILWSDKGHGYLYKLPANSVADNKSFHTAGAEYDQPYLYCTLTQPGDKPLSCPPAMRLVTVQRQSKTLKYLLRGDSEGVVFLWTVPEVTTQQLSQICQNDHSTPVSLSPAVKISLTTAWAQMRPPPVGILDQLDSGDGHGIKLTASIYLPQQSRLVVGREDGSIIIVPATQTVMLQLLHGNHQQYDDWPPHQVLLGHSGRVNCLLYPHGAAPRYDRVHLVSGSVDFAVCLWDLYAGTLIHRFCVHAGEITQLMVPPDNCSPRIQKCVCSVASDHSVTLLSLAERKCVVLASRHLFPVVTIKWRPLDDFMIVGCSDGAVYVWQMETGHLDRVLHGIIAEEVLYACDENTIAAAGGSAAGGELGLANPAVHFFRGLRHRNLSAIRHATQRGLHQLQQLHGGHGPDHGSQIKAKGAPLMIQGFRSNPKDPESHILFFDIEALIVQLLSDEYGTMSPGSLEAQGLISASEYQKVAALTQSASPDAHKKIADFFGRVKDKAGDVERILKEKDRHGILAKMKEGAENVHTKIQAKVESVGLKPSTLDGKGDNWNNSDAAKNNLKRNGAFSEPNATMEVAQLILSLLHAWGMDPDLDRVCEGKLGLLRPMVPVSFGVLSKGGYMSLLLPTWQTQLEPAGEPATQLEQRLPIELVRQERLTRAFTARAHWELSTTLTSNHLLAVVALANTLMSMNNATFVPEQERNRKLHRPGNRSAVNWNKAEEENEEIYTVQQAQIKQGWSLLATLHCVLLPDKVASQGGAKTFKRPQVEMMARRWQHQCLEIREAAQALLLAELGRMGPKGRKALVDSWSQYLPMYSTQEPIAPQVQNQSPPTSNSPIPPTESHQEEEDEEEELVEAEINVARKPSSVAELKRKQTTAVVLLGVIGAEFGQDVTTMNQKRDNEQRRKSSIVEGFGIGNNNLARHTSLALTHLLHAPHSPKLPLHTALRRAAIDLIGRGFTVWEPYLDVSKVLLGLLEMCCDADKLVPSMTYGLPLTPQADTCRTARHALTLIATARPAAFITTMAREVARFNTLQQNAQTLNVNIGASVLARAKPEILRIVEQLIDKMQSEMSDLLVEVMDIILHCLDPGHLKTKPLNDVFPAVCRFNQVSHCPATRRIAVGSRNGQLALYELRGNVKCQTVPAHSVPVTALAFSPEGKFLVSYSCAENKLCFWQQTNSGMFGLGNSQTRCVKSYSTAPINDVARLNPMRLARLIWINNRTVTLMLADGSETRFNV; encoded by the exons atgacagcAGGTACAAGCTTGGTGGTACCCATAGTGCTATGGGGTCGTATAGCTCCAACTCATTGcatttcttgtatttatttatctcgaGATCAAAAAACCTTGGTGACTGGCTGTTACGATGGGCAGATATGTTTGTGGCAAATGGATCCCGAAACactaaat ATGACTCCAAGATGTTTACTTGTTGGTCACACTGCTCCAATATTGTGTCTGAGTCGAGCAAGCGCTATCATGGAACAGAATTATATTGTCAGCAGCAGTGAAAGTGGAGAGATGTGCACTTGGGATTTAGTTGATGGAAAATGCAGAGAAGCTGTGAAACTTAGTAGTGTTCACACACAGATGTTGCCTTATGTTTCCGCTGGTGGAGAAGATGTTAGACTTTTTTGTTCTGG ATACTACCCTGAGGTTTTAGTGATGGACCCTTTCAGCTTGGAAGTCTTATTCACCTTAAGTTCGCGCGTCAATCCTGATTGGATTAGTGCTCTGCACGTTTTGCGGCCGGCCAAACGGAAAGGTCGGTTCTACGTGCACACAA ACGATGTCGTACTGGCCTTAACAACAACTGGTACGGTCAAGGTGTGGACTCTTCTTGGTCATGAGAATCGTAACAGTGAACCCCTTTATGAACATGAAAGCAAACAGATACGATGTCTAAATGCACTTGCAATGACCTGTTGCCCATATAATCAAAGAACTGTATTAATTGTGTGTTCCAAAGATTGGCAG ATATACGATGCCGGTGACTTTTCTGTCTTGTGTTCAATTTCTGCGCCTCGTGGAGAACGTTGGATGGCTGGCGACTTCCTAGCTGCGGACAGGGTTATTTTATGGAGTGACAAAGGTCATGGTTATCTCTATAAACTACCAGCTAA TAGCGTTGCAGACAATAAAAGTTTTCATACGGCGGGTGCCGAATATGATCAACCTTACTTATACTGTACTCTGACGCAACCTGGAGACAAG cCTCTGTCGTGCCCACCAGCAATGCGATTAGTTACAGTACAACGGCAAAGTAAAacactaaaatatttattacgtgGTGATAGCGAAGGTGTTGTTTTTCTTTGGACAGTACCAGAAGTAACAACTCAACAATTGTCCCAAATCTGTCAGAATGATCACTCAACACCTGTCTCATTGTCACCAGCAGTGAAAATAAGTCTGACCACTGCTTGGGCACAAATGAGACCACCACCGGTTGGAATATTAGATCAGTTGGACAGTGGAGATGGACATGGTATAAAGTTAACGGCTAGTATATATTTACCACAACAAAGTCGCCTAGTTGTTGGTCGCGAAGATGGCAGTATTATCATTGTTCCTGCAACACAAACAGTCATGCTCCAATTACTTCATGGGAATCACCAACAATACGATG ATTGGCCCCCACACCAAGTACTTTTAGGTCACTCTGGTCGAGTGAATTGTCTTTTATATCCGCATGGAGCTGCACCGCGTTATGACAGAGTACATCTTGTATCTGGTTCAGTCGATTTCGCTGTATGTTTGTGGGACCTTTATGCCGGTACGCTGATTCACAGGTTCTGTGTCCACGCTGGTGAAATTACTCAATTGATGGTGCCACCTGATAATTGTAGT CCTAGAATACAAAAGTGTGTTTGCAGTGTTGCGTCAGATCATAGTGTTACTTTATTATCGCTAGCAGAAAGGAAGTGCGTTGTTCTTGCTTCGCGACACCTGTTTCCAGTTGTTACCATAAAATGGAGGCCACTGGATGACTTTATGATAGTCGGATGTTCGGATGGGGCTGTATATGTATGGCAAATGGAAACTGGTCACCTAGATCGTGTATTACATg GTATTATTGCCGAAGAAGTACTCTACGCGTGTGACGAAAACACTATAGCTGCAGCTGGAGGATCGGCCGCGGGTGGAGAACTAGGCTTAGCTAATCCTGCCGTGCATTTCTTTAG agGTTTAAGGCATAGAAACCTCTCTGCTATAAGACACGCGACGCAAAGAGGGTTACATCAATTGCAACAACTTCATGGCGGCCATGGACCAGATCACGGAAGTCAAATAAAAGCAAAAGGCGCTCCTCTAATGATTCAAGGTTTTAGGAGTAATCCTAAAGATCCAGAAagtcacattttattttttgacatAGAAGCATTAATag TACAACTACTTAGTGACGAGTATGGAACGATGTCGCCAGGTTCATTGGAAGCGCAAGGTCTAATTTCGGCCTCGGAGTATCAAAAAGTTGCAGCGCTGACACAGTCCGCCAGTCCAGACGCgcataaaaaaattgcag ACTTTTTCGGTCGCGTCAAGGATAAGGCCGGCGACGTTGAACGAATTTTAAAGGAGAAGGATCGTCACG GTATATTGGCTAAAATGAAGGAGGGTGCAGAGAACGTACACACTAAAATTCAGGCCAAGGTGGAAAGCGTTGGCCTCAAGCCGTCGACTCTCGACGGTAAAG GTGACAATTGGAATAATAGCGACGCTGCAAAGAACAATTTGAAACGGAATGGAGCTTTCAGCGAACCAAATGCAACTATGGAGGTTGCTCAGCTTATATTGAGCTTATTACATGCTTGGGGCATGGATCCAGACTTAGATCGCGTTTGCGAAGGAAAGCTAGGTTTACTAAGACCCATGGTTCCTGTTTCTTTTGGAGTATTGTCTAAAGGAG GTTACATGTCGTTACTATTACCAACTTGGCAAACGCAATTGGAACCAGCCGGTGAACCGGCAACGCAACTGGAACAACGTTTACCAATCGAATTAGTCAGACAAGAAAGGCTTACCAGAGCGTTCACAGCAAGAGCACATTGGGAGCTGTCTACCACATTAACCAGTAATCATTTATTGGCAGTAGTCGCTTTGGCGAATACGTTAATGTCAATGAATAATGCAACATTTGTACCTGAACAAGAACGGAATCGAAAACTGCATAG ACCGGGTAACAGATCGGCAGTTAATTGGAACAaagcagaagaagaaaatgaagaaatttatacaGTACAACAGGCACAGATTAAGCAAGGTTGGTCGCTTTTAGCGACCTTGCATTGCGTGCTTCTACCTGACAAAGTAGCTTCGCAAGGTGGTGCGAAAACATTCAAACGGCCTCAAGTCGAAATGATGGCACGGAGATGGCAACATCAATGCCTTGAG ATCCGCGAAGCTGCTCAAGCTTTACTACTCGCCGAACTAGGTAGAATGGGTCCAAAAGGAAGAAAAGCGCTGGTAGATAGTTGGTCGCAATATCTTCCAATGTACAGCACTCAAGAGCCCATTGCACCACAAGTACAGAACCAAAGTCCTCCAACTTCTAATAGTCCAATTCCTCCGACTGAATCGCatcaagaagaagaagatgaagaggAAGAATTAGTGGAAG CAGAAATAAATGTAGCTAGGAAACCATCGAGCGTGGCGGAACTgaaacgaaaacaaacgaCGGCAGTTGTATTATTGGGCGTAATAGGTGCTGAATTTGGTCAAGACGTTACTACGATGAATCAGAAAAGGGATAATGAACAGAGGCGAAAGAGTTCGATTGTAGAAGGTTTCGGAATAGGAAATAATAATCTTGCCAGGCATACTAGTTTGGCGCTCACGCATCTGTTACACGCGCCGCATTCTCCTAAATTGCCTTTACACACGGCATTGCGAAGAGCAGCAATTGATCTCATTGGTAGAGGTTTCACGGTTTGGGAACCATATCTTGACGTATcgaaa gTATTATTGGGTCTATTGGAAATGTGTTGTGATGCTGATAAATTAGTACCAAGTATGACGTACGGCCTTCCTCTTACACCTCAAGCTGATACATGTCGCACGGCACGTCATGCTTTAACCTTAATAGCTACTGCCAGACCTGCAGCATTCATTACTACGATGGCGCGAGAGGTGGCTAGATTTAATACACTGCAGCAAAATGCGCAAACactaaatgtaaatatagGTGCAAGCGTTTTAGCTAGGGCGAAACCAGAAATACTCCGAATTGTtgaacaattaatcgataaaatgCAGAGTGAAATGAGTGATCTTTTAGTTgag GTCAtggatattattttacattgtcTGGACCCAGGTCATCTCAAAACTAAACCATTAAACGACGTATTTCCAGCAGTATGTAGATTTAATCAA GTAAGTCACTGTCCAGCAACGCGCAGGATAGCAGTCGGTAGTCGCAACGGTCAACTCGCTCTCTATGAATTGCGAGGAAACGTCAAATGCCAGACAGTACCTGCGCATTCAGTACCGGTGACTGCGTTAGCATTTTCACCTGAGGGCAAGTTCCTGGTTAGCTATTCATGCGCGGAAAATAAGCTATGTTTCTGGCAG CAAACAAATAGCGGAATGTTTGGCCTAGGAAATTCACAGACACGTTGCGTTAAGTCATACAGTACTGCGCCTATTAATGACGTAGCGCGATTGAACCCTATGCGATTAGCTCGATTGATATGGATAAATAACCGAACGGTTACGTTGATGCTTGCCGACGGATCTGAAACACGGTTTAACGTATAA